GGGGCGCTCACCGAGCCCCCGCCGTACGACGCGGGGTCAGCCCTCGGCGCCGGCGGGGGCCGCCGGGGCGTCGGCCGCGGCCTCGGCACCGCCGGTGCCCTCGGCGGAGCGACCGGCACCACCGCGCGAGCGGCGGCGCCGGCGACGGTTGCGCGAGGCGCCGTCGGTGCGCGGCTCGCCGTCGGCCGGGCCGTCGCCCTCGACGACCGCGGTCGTCTCGACCGCCGCGGCGGTGGGGGAGGCGGCACCCTCGAGGCGCTCGCCGTTGCGGGTGCGCGTGCGGGTCCGGTCGCGGTTGCGCGACGGGCGGTCGCCGTCGCGCTTCTCGCGGGGCTCGCGCGACGACCGCGACGACTCCCGCGGCTCGCGGGGCTTCTCGGGGGCGATGCGCCCCTTGGTGCCCTCCGGGATCGACAGCTCGGTGTAGAGGTGCGGCGAGGTCGAGTAGGTCTCGACCGGCTCGTCGAAGGGAAGGTCGAGGGTCTTGTTGATGACCTTCCACCGCGTCACGTCGGCCCAGTCGACGAACGTGACCGCCACGCCCGAGGCGCCGGCGCGACCGGTGCGGCCGATGCGGTGCACGTAGGTCTTGTCGTCCTCGGGGCACGTGTGGTTGATGACGTGGCTGACGCCGGCGACGTCGATGCCGCGGGCGGCGACGTCGGTGGCGACGAGCACGCGCAGCTTGTTCTCGCGGAACTTGGCGAGCGCCTTCTCGCGGGCCGCCTGGGCCATGTCGCCGTGCAGGGCGGAGGCCGCGAAGCCGCGCTCCTCGAGGTCGTCGGCGACGCGCTGCGCCTGACGCTTCGTGCGGGTGAAGACGATGACCTTGTCGGCGTCGTCAGCCTGCAGGATCCGGCCGATGATCTCCGGCTTGTCGAGGTCGTGGGCCTGGTAGACGTGCTGCGCCGTCGCCGGGACCGTCGCGTTCTCGTAGGAGGACTCCGCCCGGATGTTCATCGGCGAGCGCATGTGCATCCGCGCCAGCGCGACGATGGCGGACGGCATCGTGGCCGAGAACAGCATCGTCTGGCGCGACGACGGCGTCTTCGACAGGAGCTTCTCCACGTCGGGCAGGAAGCCGAGGTCGAGCATCTCGTCGGCCTCGTCGAGCACGAGGCTACGCACGTGCGAGAGGTCGAGCGCCCGCTTGTTGGCGAGGTCGAGGAGGCGG
This Nocardioides alkalitolerans DNA region includes the following protein-coding sequences:
- a CDS encoding DEAD/DEAH box helicase; the protein is MTTTFRTLGVHPQICDALERAGITTPFAIQEMTLSVALAGTDLIGQARTGTGKTLAFGIPVLQRSVGPQDEGYDALPAGKPQALVVAPTRELALQVSNDLKLAGSDRGIRVLTVYGGVGYEPQLEALEAGVEVVVGTPGRLLDLANKRALDLSHVRSLVLDEADEMLDLGFLPDVEKLLSKTPSSRQTMLFSATMPSAIVALARMHMRSPMNIRAESSYENATVPATAQHVYQAHDLDKPEIIGRILQADDADKVIVFTRTKRQAQRVADDLEERGFAASALHGDMAQAAREKALAKFRENKLRVLVATDVAARGIDVAGVSHVINHTCPEDDKTYVHRIGRTGRAGASGVAVTFVDWADVTRWKVINKTLDLPFDEPVETYSTSPHLYTELSIPEGTKGRIAPEKPREPRESSRSSREPREKRDGDRPSRNRDRTRTRTRNGERLEGAASPTAAAVETTAVVEGDGPADGEPRTDGASRNRRRRRRSRGGAGRSAEGTGGAEAAADAPAAPAGAEG